In Deferribacteraceae bacterium V6Fe1, one genomic interval encodes:
- the mobB gene encoding molybdopterin-guanine dinucleotide biosynthesis protein B → MVPIICFVGASDCGKTTLLEKVISILRNRGYKVGIIKNDTHGFEIDKEGKDTYRLKEAGANSVIISGPDKYAIISDADKFYSLDDFAFYIGDKTDIILTEGFKSSKKPKIELFLDGTSTEILCKDDETLVAVATNNKEKIKMLTNRPILDINNPEEISNFIEQHYLNKKKRKLFLMVNGKKVKIKDFVEDIVTSTIIGMVSELKDCSDPKDIRIVIKDE, encoded by the coding sequence ATGGTCCCTATAATCTGCTTTGTGGGCGCTTCCGATTGCGGAAAAACAACATTGCTCGAAAAAGTTATTTCGATTTTAAGAAACAGAGGATATAAGGTAGGAATTATAAAAAATGATACCCATGGTTTTGAAATTGACAAGGAAGGAAAAGATACTTACAGATTAAAAGAAGCAGGCGCTAACTCTGTAATAATTTCAGGACCAGATAAATACGCAATTATTTCCGATGCGGATAAATTTTATAGTCTTGATGACTTTGCATTTTATATAGGGGATAAAACTGATATTATACTTACAGAAGGCTTTAAAAGCTCTAAAAAACCAAAAATAGAGCTATTTTTAGACGGTACTTCCACTGAAATTCTATGTAAAGATGACGAAACATTAGTTGCCGTAGCAACAAATAACAAAGAAAAAATAAAAATGCTTACAAACAGGCCAATACTTGATATTAACAACCCGGAAGAGATTTCGAATTTTATAGAACAACATTACTTAAATAAGAAAAAAAGAAAGCTATTTTTAATGGTAAACGGCAAAAAAGTTAAAATTAAAGACTTTGTCGAAGACATAGTTACATCCACAATTATCGGCATGGTATCAGAGTTAAAGGATTGTAGTGATCCAAAAGATATTAGGATAGTAATTAAAGATGAGTGA
- a CDS encoding molecular chaperone TorD family protein, with amino-acid sequence MENNEINSARIFVYEIIKEAFFCEPTYEFIDTIKQFITNVKESFDDSDSKANLIVDSFKSVFNELSVEDIQTEYNNLFVDPFSNNLINKNASYYFENKNFGKTLVEIRDFLKELNLARDLNYYEPEDSISFVSDLMIYLINKNGDYIFDEQVDFFNRFVEPFFSLFSEKVKTNDGAVFYACMGLLIDYFLDLERSYLNESITT; translated from the coding sequence ATGGAAAATAATGAAATTAATTCAGCCAGAATATTTGTTTATGAAATTATCAAAGAAGCCTTTTTTTGTGAGCCTACTTATGAATTTATCGACACTATTAAACAGTTTATTACAAATGTGAAAGAAAGTTTCGATGATAGTGACTCCAAGGCGAACTTGATAGTAGATTCTTTTAAATCCGTTTTTAACGAGCTTTCAGTTGAAGATATTCAAACCGAATACAATAATTTGTTTGTAGACCCTTTTAGTAATAACCTTATTAATAAAAATGCATCGTATTATTTTGAAAATAAAAATTTTGGCAAGACTTTGGTTGAAATAAGAGATTTTTTAAAAGAGTTAAATTTGGCAAGAGACCTGAACTATTATGAACCTGAAGATTCGATATCCTTTGTTTCTGATTTGATGATTTATCTCATAAATAAAAACGGTGATTACATTTTTGATGAGCAGGTCGATTTTTTTAATAGGTTTGTGGAGCCCTTTTTTTCATTATTTTCTGAGAAGGTTAAAACTAACGACGGTGCAGTGTTTTATGCATGCATGGGTTTGTTAATAGATTATTTTCTCGATTTAGAAAGAAGTTATCTTAATGAGTCTATCACAACTTAG
- a CDS encoding LemA family protein, producing MTGGLIFLGIIVILVFAFIAYYNKFIKLKNQADESFSGIDVQLKRRHDLIPNIVETVKGYAKHEASTLEKVVQARNIAMSANSVEDKAKAENMITGALKSLFALSESYPDLKANQNFISLQNTLSEIEDNIQNARRYYNAVVRDYNILCESFPSVIIANIFNFKKREFFEIEETERENVKVNFN from the coding sequence ATGACCGGTGGTTTAATATTTTTAGGAATAATAGTTATTTTAGTATTTGCTTTTATTGCTTATTACAATAAGTTTATAAAGCTAAAAAACCAAGCTGACGAATCATTTAGCGGAATCGATGTGCAACTAAAAAGGAGGCATGACCTGATTCCAAATATTGTAGAAACCGTAAAAGGTTATGCAAAACACGAAGCTTCCACACTTGAAAAAGTTGTCCAAGCCAGAAATATTGCGATGTCGGCCAATTCGGTCGAAGATAAAGCAAAAGCTGAAAATATGATTACCGGAGCTTTAAAAAGCTTGTTTGCATTATCTGAAAGTTACCCTGATTTGAAAGCTAATCAAAATTTCATTAGCCTGCAAAATACATTGTCTGAAATAGAAGATAATATTCAAAACGCAAGAAGATATTATAACGCAGTGGTAAGGGACTACAATATTCTTTGTGAATCTTTTCCGTCTGTAATTATTGCTAATATTTTCAATTTCAAAAAGCGAGAATTTTTTGAAATCGAAGAAACGGAAAGAGAAAATGTTAAAGTCAACTTTAACTAA
- a CDS encoding 4Fe-4S binding protein, whose translation MNSILKYNYSKSYTSVIKPAICLIYCDYKKLQHIKNVLGGVYSLKPLSVSKIFSPDFLSVTDFKVNGKFPNFYISFSFYDSVDFEKCTYCGKCYNICPEKCITTNLEIDFNICTLCGECEKVCPEKAIDIDKVVSDNIYTSFIVTDIEEFLNKNQTGIFEYSDIEKILSMTGEFLIEENVIHSQDLCQYNGKLNYGCKRCIEECNHEALTIEDNVIVIDHLACEACGKCVAVCPTGAMQYVNSDDNNFISSFSGNNIKDKILIAGDDEQLRKFKWNNSNKLDNIIFLNSDPKFFNLMHYLFVFAIGASNIVVLNDKLSESNQVLFANRLLEYLFKYKNFIKTKYNFDTVSTNPLPVVYTNYSFASRRKKLASILNFLFESSSFNDVLIEENYLNIFGEVIVDEGKCSLCLACVNHCKIGALLSNEFNYSLNHNPSICIQCKICEYVCPEDAISVKEGLLLSEKFFEVNELCRDEPIVCPGCNKAFGSKKSFEAVKLKLSGVGLLESKGKFLHYCEECRVKRLFEN comes from the coding sequence ATGAACAGTATTTTAAAATATAATTATTCCAAGTCGTATACATCCGTTATTAAGCCTGCTATTTGTCTTATTTATTGCGATTATAAAAAATTGCAGCATATTAAGAATGTTTTGGGAGGAGTTTACTCATTAAAACCGTTATCAGTATCTAAGATATTTTCTCCTGACTTTTTATCTGTGACAGATTTTAAAGTAAATGGCAAATTTCCGAATTTTTATATCAGTTTTAGTTTTTACGATAGTGTGGATTTCGAAAAATGTACTTATTGCGGAAAATGTTACAATATTTGTCCGGAAAAATGCATCACAACTAATTTGGAAATAGACTTCAATATATGCACACTATGCGGTGAATGTGAAAAAGTTTGCCCTGAAAAGGCCATAGACATAGATAAGGTAGTTAGTGATAATATTTACACATCTTTTATTGTGACTGACATTGAAGAATTTTTAAACAAAAACCAAACTGGAATTTTTGAATACTCTGATATAGAAAAAATACTCTCAATGACGGGAGAATTCTTGATTGAAGAAAATGTAATACATTCCCAAGATTTATGTCAATATAACGGTAAGCTGAATTACGGTTGCAAAAGATGCATTGAGGAATGTAATCATGAGGCTCTTACGATAGAAGATAACGTTATCGTTATTGATCATTTGGCCTGCGAAGCCTGCGGTAAGTGTGTTGCGGTTTGTCCCACAGGGGCAATGCAGTATGTGAATAGCGATGATAATAACTTTATTTCTTCGTTTAGTGGTAATAATATTAAAGACAAAATTTTAATTGCAGGTGATGACGAACAATTAAGAAAATTCAAATGGAATAACAGCAACAAGTTAGATAATATTATATTTTTGAATTCAGACCCAAAGTTTTTTAATTTGATGCATTATCTGTTTGTGTTTGCCATAGGAGCTTCGAATATTGTCGTTTTAAATGATAAGCTATCTGAAAGCAATCAAGTGTTGTTTGCAAATAGGTTATTGGAGTATCTGTTTAAATATAAAAATTTCATAAAAACAAAATATAATTTTGACACTGTTTCAACTAACCCTTTGCCAGTTGTTTATACAAATTATAGCTTTGCGAGTAGAAGGAAAAAATTGGCGTCAATCTTAAACTTTTTGTTTGAGAGCTCCAGTTTCAATGATGTTTTAATAGAGGAAAATTATCTTAATATTTTTGGTGAAGTTATTGTTGATGAGGGGAAATGCTCTTTATGTTTAGCTTGTGTTAATCATTGTAAGATAGGTGCGTTACTGTCAAATGAATTTAACTATTCACTTAACCATAATCCGTCAATTTGTATCCAGTGTAAAATTTGCGAATATGTGTGTCCTGAAGATGCAATATCAGTTAAAGAAGGATTATTGTTGAGTGAAAAGTTTTTTGAGGTAAATGAACTCTGCAGAGATGAGCCGATTGTTTGTCCGGGATGTAATAAGGCTTTTGGAAGTAAAAAATCGTTCGAAGCGGTTAAGTTAAAGCTTTCGGGGGTCGGACTTTTAGAGTCCAAGGGAAAATTTTTGCATTATTGTGAGGAGTGTAGAGTTAAGCGGCTTTTTGAAAATTAA
- a CDS encoding formyl transferase — protein sequence MEKNIFPSVITYKKDFLRTTLSRDFEKFESFFNITYLGSNNYSDNKEKLDRLHIEVALCVDWTKDFFQGQKTPFKVLFTHPSLLPFYRGYGAITEQFLQGVVVSGLSVIQNSERVDGGDIIYQKEINIDFNDYPLDFISNYIKEIVSFTEMLTENNIDFDAKKQNENLGFYLVRKRNKNAIIDFGRDAFSIYNHIRGYSNPFFGAHFYYKNQKIKVFKSEIRAWQGNYGKPGQILNKEDDYIEVACGTGSIRLYSILSETDESLNINNLFLVNDILNH from the coding sequence ATGGAAAAAAATATTTTTCCCAGTGTAATTACTTATAAAAAAGATTTTTTACGAACTACGTTGAGCAGAGATTTTGAAAAATTTGAGAGTTTTTTTAATATTACTTATTTAGGAAGTAATAACTACTCTGACAACAAAGAGAAGCTGGATAGACTACACATAGAAGTTGCACTTTGTGTTGACTGGACTAAGGATTTTTTTCAAGGTCAAAAAACACCATTTAAAGTCTTATTCACTCACCCGTCGCTTTTACCTTTTTACAGGGGTTATGGGGCAATTACAGAGCAATTTTTGCAAGGAGTGGTTGTCAGCGGACTGAGTGTAATTCAAAACTCGGAAAGAGTAGACGGCGGGGATATAATTTACCAAAAGGAAATTAATATTGATTTTAATGACTACCCTTTGGACTTTATTTCTAATTATATTAAAGAAATTGTTAGTTTTACTGAGATGTTAACCGAAAACAATATTGACTTCGATGCCAAAAAACAAAATGAAAATCTCGGTTTTTACCTCGTGAGAAAAAGAAATAAAAATGCCATTATAGATTTTGGAAGGGATGCGTTCTCGATTTATAACCATATCAGAGGTTACAGTAATCCCTTTTTTGGTGCTCACTTCTACTACAAAAATCAGAAAATTAAAGTTTTCAAATCGGAAATAAGGGCGTGGCAAGGAAATTATGGAAAACCCGGACAAATATTAAATAAAGAAGATGATTATATTGAAGTTGCTTGCGGGACAGGGTCAATTAGGCTTTATAGCATCTTGTCTGAAACTGATGAAAGTTTAAATATCAACAACCTGTTTTTAGTAAACGATATATTAAACCATTAA
- a CDS encoding DUF2207 domain-containing protein has product MKSKKRKEKMLKSTLTKPIFVCLFLLVFTIPAFAEYFYIKSYNIDINVTKTSVLEIEETINVHFNTARHGIFRTIPYKYLVNIDSDDEKAYRPFMDGKYYKIDIFDVKVDGFKYVTYKKGDKFYIKIGDKNSYVSGDVTYKITYKIFGAINFFKEHSEFYYNIIGTQWPVKIKEATFNIYLPENYLPSDNDIILVGGKFGERGKIASYNVAEGVITGFTNRVLNPFEGLTLILKFPENFLLNGTTFLRFKLLIINNIIYLTPIIIFIVMYLLWFFIGRDKKIIDYVQFEPPKDMTPAEAGVIIDDKTDNKDLISLIFYWAVNGIIQIEEDEQDGIFTSKDDYILTKLKDLPENAKQYEKTIFNGLFPGSTRAVRISTLKNTFYTYMQDARKELDEEIARNDYYVSGTRILSSVFKILSIFVLLTGIFYSFSAERIDYILIFIINALIIFIFGYLMPKKTDKGVDKFQKVKGFKDFIHKVETPKLKILLQKDPNYFDKTIPFAVALNEEKVWAEKFQSLITEPPNWYVSRRPGHFNTIYFANSLSSATKNMNQVFNSTPPSSGSGGSGFSGGGGFSGGGFGGGGGGSW; this is encoded by the coding sequence TTGAAATCGAAGAAACGGAAAGAGAAAATGTTAAAGTCAACTTTAACTAAACCAATATTTGTTTGCTTATTTCTTCTTGTATTTACCATTCCTGCATTTGCGGAATATTTTTATATTAAGAGCTACAATATTGATATAAATGTAACAAAAACCTCTGTTTTGGAAATCGAAGAAACCATAAATGTCCATTTTAATACTGCAAGACACGGAATCTTTAGGACAATCCCTTATAAATACCTTGTAAACATTGATTCTGATGATGAAAAAGCTTACAGACCATTTATGGATGGCAAGTACTATAAAATAGATATTTTCGATGTAAAAGTAGATGGTTTTAAATATGTTACATACAAAAAAGGGGATAAATTTTATATAAAAATAGGTGATAAAAACTCTTATGTCTCAGGCGATGTAACTTACAAAATAACTTACAAAATCTTTGGTGCCATAAACTTTTTTAAAGAACATTCAGAATTTTACTACAACATAATAGGCACTCAGTGGCCTGTTAAAATTAAAGAAGCTACTTTTAATATCTACCTTCCAGAAAACTATTTGCCATCTGATAACGATATAATTTTAGTAGGTGGTAAATTTGGAGAGAGGGGAAAAATAGCAAGCTATAATGTTGCAGAAGGTGTTATAACCGGTTTTACAAACAGAGTATTGAATCCTTTTGAAGGGCTGACACTTATATTAAAATTTCCTGAAAACTTTCTATTAAACGGAACAACTTTTCTCAGGTTTAAACTTTTAATCATAAATAATATCATTTATTTGACTCCAATCATAATATTTATCGTTATGTATCTACTGTGGTTCTTCATTGGAAGAGATAAAAAGATTATTGATTATGTCCAATTTGAGCCGCCAAAAGATATGACACCTGCCGAGGCCGGAGTTATAATAGATGATAAAACTGATAATAAAGATTTAATTTCACTTATTTTCTATTGGGCAGTAAATGGAATCATACAAATTGAAGAGGATGAGCAAGACGGTATATTTACATCCAAAGATGACTACATACTCACAAAACTCAAAGACTTACCTGAAAATGCCAAGCAATATGAAAAAACTATATTTAACGGTCTTTTCCCCGGCAGCACTCGGGCTGTAAGAATTTCCACGTTGAAAAACACTTTTTATACATATATGCAGGATGCAAGAAAAGAGCTGGATGAAGAAATTGCAAGAAATGATTACTATGTCAGCGGCACAAGAATATTAAGCAGCGTTTTTAAGATATTAAGTATATTTGTCTTGTTGACCGGCATATTTTACTCTTTTTCAGCTGAAAGAATTGACTATATTCTAATTTTTATAATAAACGCCCTGATTATTTTTATTTTCGGATACCTTATGCCTAAAAAAACGGACAAAGGTGTTGATAAATTTCAAAAAGTTAAAGGTTTTAAAGATTTTATTCATAAAGTTGAAACTCCCAAACTTAAAATTTTACTTCAAAAAGACCCCAACTACTTTGATAAAACAATCCCATTTGCAGTTGCACTTAATGAAGAAAAAGTATGGGCGGAAAAATTTCAATCGCTCATCACTGAGCCACCAAATTGGTATGTTTCAAGGCGCCCAGGGCATTTTAATACAATATATTTTGCCAACTCTCTTTCCAGTGCAACTAAAAATATGAATCAAGTTTTCAACTCCACTCCACCCTCATCAGGAAGCGGCGGCAGCGGATTCTCCGGTGGCGGAGGATTTTCAGGTGGTGGTTTCGGCGGAGGGGGAGGCGGAAGCTGGTAA
- a CDS encoding formate dehydrogenase subunit gamma has protein sequence MRRILFVTLIMFLLLMAAVYSAENDTVQPIFSSSKYNSIENYKIITEHFTGEWQKYGEPFTILQKEYVRKIYFWILIAIPGIFVLHYLVIGPKKFPHEGNKYLVFTVFNRAVHWLTAISFLTLTVSGLIMIFGKYFGGGGLVRTFRYIHFPSAVIFVPLGLVMLLMWLREMIIAPGDITWFFKFGGYLSKKTENIMPVGKFNPGQKSWFWLGTLGGFVMAYTGYYMYSFAASTDNLRIYAIIHNFLGMAMLIMFLVHLYMSLFAIKGSLKSMLTGYKYEDEIRIMHCRFYSKLSGKDCSK, from the coding sequence ATGAGAAGAATACTTTTTGTGACTTTGATAATGTTTTTGCTTCTCATGGCAGCCGTGTATTCGGCGGAAAACGATACAGTACAGCCTATTTTTTCAAGTAGTAAGTATAATAGTATTGAAAATTATAAAATTATAACCGAACATTTTACCGGCGAATGGCAAAAATATGGTGAACCTTTTACTATCTTGCAAAAGGAATATGTAAGAAAAATTTACTTTTGGATTTTAATAGCCATACCAGGGATATTTGTGTTGCACTACTTAGTGATAGGTCCTAAAAAATTCCCACATGAAGGTAATAAATATTTGGTTTTTACTGTATTTAATAGAGCTGTCCATTGGTTGACCGCTATTTCTTTTCTTACATTGACTGTGTCAGGACTTATTATGATATTTGGAAAATATTTTGGCGGTGGTGGTTTGGTACGAACATTTAGATATATACATTTTCCTTCAGCGGTCATTTTTGTGCCCCTTGGGTTGGTAATGTTGTTGATGTGGTTAAGAGAGATGATAATAGCCCCTGGTGATATTACTTGGTTCTTTAAGTTTGGAGGGTATCTTAGTAAAAAGACAGAAAATATAATGCCTGTGGGAAAATTCAATCCGGGGCAAAAAAGCTGGTTTTGGCTTGGAACCTTAGGCGGATTTGTTATGGCATACACAGGTTATTATATGTATAGCTTTGCAGCATCAACCGACAATTTGAGAATATATGCTATTATTCACAATTTTCTCGGAATGGCAATGCTCATAATGTTTTTGGTACATTTGTATATGTCTCTTTTTGCCATTAAAGGTTCTTTAAAGTCAATGCTGACCGGTTATAAATATGAAGATGAAATAAGAATTATGCATTGCAGATTTTATAGTAAATTGTCAGGGAAAGATTGTTCCAAATAA
- a CDS encoding 4Fe-4S dicluster domain-containing protein, producing the protein MGRMRFLCDVDRCIDCGGCVVACKEGHQIPVGVNRRRVITINEGKPGEKSISVACMHCSDAPCIAVCPVDALYQREDGIVLVNKDVCIGCGYCFFACPFGAPQFPKGNSFGARGVMDKCTFCAGGPAENFSDKEKRLYGQNRIAEGKAPLCASMCATKALLAGDADKIANIYRERGFKRGSGANAWGWDKAYNKK; encoded by the coding sequence ATGGGAAGAATGAGATTTTTATGCGATGTTGATAGATGTATCGATTGTGGTGGGTGCGTTGTCGCTTGTAAAGAGGGGCATCAAATCCCGGTGGGGGTTAATAGAAGGCGCGTAATAACAATAAATGAAGGTAAGCCAGGGGAGAAGAGCATCTCTGTTGCTTGTATGCATTGTTCGGATGCTCCGTGTATAGCTGTTTGTCCTGTGGATGCTCTTTATCAAAGGGAAGACGGGATTGTCCTTGTAAATAAAGATGTGTGCATAGGTTGCGGTTATTGCTTTTTTGCTTGCCCTTTTGGTGCACCTCAGTTTCCTAAAGGGAATTCTTTTGGGGCAAGGGGGGTTATGGACAAGTGTACTTTCTGTGCAGGAGGTCCTGCTGAAAACTTTAGTGATAAAGAGAAAAGGCTGTATGGTCAAAATAGAATAGCAGAGGGGAAAGCTCCTTTATGTGCTTCTATGTGTGCAACCAAGGCACTTTTGGCAGGTGATGCAGATAAAATCGCCAATATTTATCGTGAAAGGGGATTTAAGCGTGGCTCAGGAGCAAATGCTTGGGGCTGGGACAAAGCGTATAATAAAAAATAG
- a CDS encoding formate dehydrogenase subunit alpha codes for MGKTKLIKSSQGNKNAVTSINPQMGRRGFLKIFAATSAITGLGLTPTFVKKANAANSPYANSKIVKTVCTHCAVGCGVYAEVQNGVWVRQEVAFDHPVSRGGHCCKGAGAIDMVTSEKRLKYPLKKVNGKWQKISWEQAIDEVSKKLLDIREKDGPDAVMWIGSAKVSNEMAYLQRKLAAFWGTNNIDHQARICHSTTVAGVANTWGYGAMTNSINDMRHSKCFFFIGSNAAEAHPIAMQHVLHAKEVNNAPVIVVDPRFTKTAAKATDYVRIRSGTDTAFVMGLINVIIKNGWEDKEFIRTRVTGYEQLKEVVKDYTPEEVERVTGVPASEIERIAKILATNRPATVIWCMGGTQHSIGSSNTRAYCILQLVLGNMGKSGGGTNILRGHDNVQGATDMCVLSHSLPAYYGLAEGAWKHWCRVWDVDFDWIKSRFKDDKYMSKPGFTLSRWYEGVIQEDAITQYTPLKAVVFWGCSSNSQSQYHKLKKALDKIDLVVLIDPFPTMTAAACDKDNVYILPSSSQYETSGSVTNTQRGIQWRYKVVDPIYETKDDYEIMKLFVDKFGFGDKFYKNIKLIPEDVTREINKGALTIGYNGQTPERIKKHTDYWHTFDVDDLQAKGGPCDGEYYGLPWPCWTTDHPGTPILYDISKPVAKGGLPFRARYGTTYKYPGKEKEENILADGVANPGSEVKTGYPEFKDVIPGTNWKTDLSQKTIQEAIKRGMAPFGNAKARCFVWDFPDPIPVHREPLHSPDPEMIRKYPTYEDKPDHYRVYTKYKSEQKEDWVKNFPLILTTGRLVEYMGGGAETRSNKYLAELQPEMFAEVNIKTANNYGLRNGDDIWVESPGGGKIKVKVKISDRVDETTIFLPFHFGGFFMGDSWANKYPEGTTPYALGEAANVVTNYGYDIVTQMQETKTGLCRIKKA; via the coding sequence ATGGGAAAAACTAAACTTATAAAATCGAGTCAGGGCAATAAAAATGCGGTTACAAGTATTAACCCTCAAATGGGCAGAAGGGGTTTTTTGAAAATTTTTGCTGCGACCTCTGCTATTACCGGGTTGGGACTAACTCCTACATTTGTAAAAAAAGCAAATGCCGCTAATTCCCCTTATGCAAATTCAAAGATAGTAAAAACGGTGTGTACACATTGTGCCGTTGGATGTGGTGTTTATGCCGAAGTTCAAAATGGGGTGTGGGTAAGGCAGGAAGTTGCTTTTGACCACCCTGTTTCAAGAGGTGGGCATTGCTGTAAGGGTGCAGGTGCTATCGATATGGTAACAAGTGAAAAAAGATTAAAATACCCTTTAAAGAAGGTAAACGGGAAATGGCAAAAAATTTCATGGGAGCAGGCAATAGATGAAGTAAGCAAAAAGCTCCTTGATATAAGAGAAAAGGATGGTCCTGATGCTGTAATGTGGATAGGAAGTGCTAAAGTTTCCAATGAAATGGCTTATTTGCAAAGAAAGCTTGCCGCTTTTTGGGGTACAAACAATATAGACCATCAGGCGAGAATTTGTCACTCTACAACTGTTGCCGGTGTTGCAAATACATGGGGCTACGGTGCAATGACAAACAGTATTAATGATATGAGGCATTCTAAATGTTTCTTTTTTATAGGTTCAAATGCTGCTGAAGCTCACCCTATTGCTATGCAGCATGTATTACATGCGAAAGAAGTTAACAATGCTCCTGTAATAGTTGTAGACCCAAGATTTACAAAAACAGCAGCTAAAGCAACTGATTATGTAAGAATCCGTTCAGGCACCGATACGGCATTTGTAATGGGGCTTATAAATGTTATTATTAAAAACGGTTGGGAAGATAAAGAATTTATAAGAACAAGAGTAACAGGATATGAGCAACTTAAAGAGGTAGTGAAAGATTATACTCCCGAAGAGGTGGAAAGAGTAACCGGAGTACCTGCTTCAGAAATTGAAAGGATTGCAAAGATTCTTGCAACTAACAGACCTGCCACGGTCATATGGTGTATGGGTGGCACACAGCATTCAATTGGTAGCAGCAATACGAGAGCATACTGTATTCTTCAACTTGTATTGGGTAATATGGGTAAGTCAGGTGGAGGCACTAATATTCTTAGAGGGCATGACAATGTTCAAGGTGCTACAGATATGTGTGTCCTTTCTCACTCATTGCCAGCCTATTACGGACTTGCCGAAGGAGCATGGAAACATTGGTGCAGGGTTTGGGATGTTGACTTTGATTGGATAAAGTCAAGATTTAAAGATGATAAATATATGTCAAAACCGGGCTTTACTCTTAGCCGTTGGTATGAAGGTGTTATTCAGGAAGATGCAATAACTCAATATACCCCTTTAAAAGCAGTTGTTTTCTGGGGATGCTCTTCAAATTCACAGTCTCAATACCATAAATTAAAAAAGGCTTTGGATAAGATAGATCTTGTAGTTTTAATTGACCCATTTCCGACAATGACTGCTGCTGCTTGTGACAAGGACAATGTTTATATTTTACCTTCATCGAGCCAATATGAAACTTCCGGAAGTGTAACAAATACTCAAAGAGGTATTCAGTGGAGATATAAGGTAGTTGATCCAATTTATGAAACCAAAGATGATTATGAGATTATGAAACTTTTTGTAGATAAGTTTGGCTTTGGGGATAAGTTTTATAAAAATATAAAACTTATCCCAGAGGATGTGACCAGAGAAATTAATAAAGGCGCTTTGACGATAGGTTACAATGGTCAGACTCCGGAAAGAATCAAAAAACATACTGACTATTGGCATACTTTTGACGTTGATGATTTGCAGGCTAAAGGTGGACCTTGTGATGGAGAATATTATGGACTACCTTGGCCATGTTGGACTACAGATCATCCCGGCACACCGATTTTATATGATATCTCTAAGCCTGTAGCCAAAGGAGGACTTCCATTTAGAGCAAGATATGGTACAACTTATAAATATCCGGGTAAGGAAAAAGAGGAGAATATACTTGCAGATGGAGTTGCTAACCCGGGTAGTGAAGTTAAGACAGGGTACCCGGAATTTAAAGATGTAATCCCAGGAACAAACTGGAAAACAGATTTGTCACAAAAAACCATTCAGGAAGCGATAAAGAGAGGGATGGCACCTTTTGGAAATGCAAAAGCAAGATGTTTTGTTTGGGACTTCCCTGATCCTATACCTGTGCATAGAGAGCCTTTGCATTCTCCAGATCCTGAGATGATAAGAAAATATCCTACTTATGAGGACAAGCCTGACCATTACAGGGTCTACACCAAATATAAAAGCGAGCAAAAAGAAGATTGGGTAAAAAACTTCCCGCTGATTTTGACTACCGGAAGATTGGTCGAATATATGGGTGGTGGTGCTGAAACAAGGAGTAACAAGTATTTAGCCGAGCTCCAACCGGAGATGTTTGCGGAAGTAAATATAAAAACAGCAAATAATTATGGGCTTAGAAATGGCGATGATATTTGGGTTGAGTCTCCCGGTGGAGGAAAGATAAAAGTTAAGGTTAAAATTTCTGATAGAGTTGATGAGACAACAATTTTTCTTCCATTCCATTTTGGCGGGTTTTTTATGGGTGACTCTTGGGCAAACAAATATCCCGAAGGGACAACCCCTTATGCTCTTGGAGAAGCAGCAAATGTAGTAACAAACTACGGTTATGATATTGTTACTCAGATGCAAGAGACAAAAACCGGCTTGTGCCGTATAAAAAAAGCTTAA